A genomic segment from Azospirillum sp. TSH58 encodes:
- a CDS encoding M20 aminoacylase family protein codes for MVRTIDGTEALTADMTAWRRDLHAHPETAFEEERTSDFVAEKLASFGLEVHRGLAKTGVVGVLRNGEGPAVAFRADMDALHIHEQTNLPHASRNPGRMHACGHDGHTAMLLGAARHLSAHPNFQGTIAFVFQPAEENEGGGRVMVEDGLFEKFPVDQVYGMHNWPGLEVGKIALRPGPIMAAYDIFELTLTGKGTHAAMPHLGTDTILAGTQIVNAWQTIASRSVHPVDSAVVSVTQFHAGDTWNVLPATAVLRGTTRTFRKEVQDMVERRMGELAKAIAGGFGVEAEMRYERRYPSTVNEAGATELARRAAAGVVGESGLDLDPMPSMGAEDFAFMLQQRPGCYVWVGAGPSDGGRNLHSPHYDFNDAVLPIGLSYWVRLAETVLPRAA; via the coding sequence ATGGTGAGGACGATCGACGGGACGGAGGCGCTGACGGCCGACATGACCGCGTGGCGGCGCGACCTGCACGCCCACCCGGAAACGGCCTTCGAGGAGGAGCGGACCAGCGATTTCGTGGCGGAGAAGCTGGCCTCCTTCGGGCTGGAGGTCCACCGCGGCCTCGCCAAGACCGGCGTGGTCGGCGTGCTGCGCAACGGCGAGGGGCCGGCGGTCGCCTTCCGCGCCGACATGGACGCCCTGCACATCCACGAGCAGACCAACCTGCCCCACGCCTCCCGCAATCCAGGGCGGATGCACGCCTGCGGGCATGACGGGCACACGGCGATGCTGCTGGGCGCCGCGCGCCACCTGTCGGCGCATCCGAACTTCCAGGGCACCATCGCCTTCGTCTTCCAGCCCGCGGAGGAGAACGAGGGCGGCGGGCGCGTGATGGTCGAGGACGGGCTGTTCGAGAAATTCCCCGTCGATCAGGTCTACGGCATGCACAACTGGCCGGGCCTGGAGGTCGGCAAGATCGCGTTGCGCCCCGGCCCGATCATGGCCGCCTACGACATCTTCGAACTGACCCTGACCGGCAAGGGCACCCACGCCGCCATGCCCCACCTGGGCACCGACACGATCCTGGCCGGCACCCAGATCGTCAACGCCTGGCAGACCATCGCCAGCCGCAGCGTTCATCCCGTCGATTCCGCCGTGGTCAGCGTCACGCAGTTCCACGCGGGCGATACGTGGAATGTCCTTCCCGCCACCGCCGTCCTGCGTGGAACCACCCGCACCTTCCGCAAGGAGGTGCAGGACATGGTGGAGCGGCGCATGGGCGAACTGGCCAAGGCCATCGCCGGCGGCTTCGGGGTCGAGGCGGAGATGCGCTACGAGCGCCGCTACCCCTCCACGGTGAACGAGGCCGGGGCGACCGAGCTGGCCCGCCGCGCCGCGGCCGGAGTCGTCGGCGAATCGGGACTGGACCTGGACCCGATGCCCAGCATGGGTGCGGAGGATTTCGCCTTCATGCTGCAGCAGCGGCCAGGCTGCTACGTCTGGGTCGGCGCCGGCCCGTCGGACGGCGGGCGGAACCTGCACAGCCCGCATTACGACTTCAACGACGCGGTCCTGCCGATCGGCCTCAGCTATTGGGTGCGTCTGGCCGAAACGGTGCTGCCACGCGCGGCGTGA
- a CDS encoding TetR/AcrR family transcriptional regulator, with the protein MSKDVRNDARNKVRDAAIALFAQKGVKATTIKDIARAAGVSEGAMYRHWASKEDLAAALFAAEYTALSHDLREAAGTGPAPGRLRRVIAWAFGLAEAAPDRARFLLLSQHDALPLVPDGLETPVDVVCAIVGEGIAEGSIVDADREALAHTVIGAIVLNIQSHVYGRQTAPLGTLAVTVADALLRGLSTGKGA; encoded by the coding sequence ATGTCCAAAGATGTCCGCAACGATGCCCGCAACAAGGTCCGGGACGCCGCCATCGCGCTGTTCGCCCAGAAGGGGGTGAAGGCGACCACCATCAAGGACATCGCCCGCGCCGCCGGGGTATCGGAGGGGGCGATGTACCGCCATTGGGCCAGCAAGGAGGATCTTGCCGCCGCCCTGTTCGCCGCCGAATACACCGCCCTGTCGCACGACCTGCGCGAGGCGGCGGGGACCGGTCCGGCGCCGGGGCGGCTGCGCCGCGTCATCGCCTGGGCCTTCGGGCTGGCCGAGGCGGCGCCGGACCGCGCGCGCTTCCTCCTGCTGTCGCAGCACGACGCACTGCCTTTGGTTCCAGACGGGCTGGAGACTCCGGTGGACGTGGTGTGCGCCATCGTCGGCGAGGGCATCGCCGAGGGAAGCATCGTCGACGCCGACCGCGAGGCGCTGGCCCACACCGTCATCGGGGCCATCGTCCTGAACATCCAGTCGCACGTTTACGGACGGCAGACGGCCCCGCTCGGCACGCTGGCCGTGACGGTCGCCGACGCGCTGCTGCGCGGCCTGTCCACCGGAAAGGGAGCCTGA
- a CDS encoding FAD-binding oxidoreductase has translation MKAIEKKTGVPGTGGIWQRPDSLWEATAPPPPALPVLKDAVETDLLVIGGGFTGLSAALHAAESGKRAVVLEASEIGRGASGRNNGQVIPTLTRPDPEDLVARFGPERGERFVALIRDSAETLFALIRRLGIDCAAEQTGWVQPVHSPGRIAIAERRAKQWGSRGAPVELLDRAGISDLLGTDAYYGGWMNRSGGHINPLALARGLAGKAVEAGASVFINSPVLSVERRGDRWIARTPDGTVTAHALVLGTNGYAAAVFPEIRTEVVPVLSWQMATQPLDEAQRRSILPGRQAMSDTHGDLRFMRYTADHRLVSGGALLFPIDGADRLRRIVGLRLASMFPTLRGLRFDHVWNGRIAMTTDYTPRVHQLGPNAFTWAGCNGRGVALSVSLGRELAYAALGRDPAELALPLTEPRPLPFNDLLQRIGPFKLLQYRWNDIREI, from the coding sequence GTGAAGGCGATAGAGAAGAAGACCGGTGTTCCTGGAACCGGCGGCATCTGGCAGCGGCCCGACTCCCTGTGGGAGGCCACGGCCCCGCCGCCGCCGGCCCTTCCGGTGCTCAAGGATGCGGTGGAGACCGACCTGCTGGTGATCGGCGGCGGCTTCACCGGCCTGTCGGCGGCCCTGCACGCCGCCGAATCGGGCAAGCGTGCCGTCGTCCTGGAGGCGTCGGAGATCGGGCGCGGCGCGTCCGGGCGCAACAACGGGCAGGTCATCCCGACCCTGACCCGCCCCGACCCCGAGGATCTGGTCGCCCGCTTCGGGCCGGAGCGGGGCGAACGCTTCGTCGCGCTGATCCGCGACAGCGCCGAGACCCTGTTCGCCCTGATCCGCCGCCTGGGCATCGACTGCGCGGCCGAGCAGACCGGCTGGGTACAGCCGGTCCATTCGCCGGGCCGCATCGCCATCGCCGAACGGCGGGCCAAGCAGTGGGGCAGCCGCGGCGCCCCGGTGGAGCTTCTCGACCGCGCCGGCATTTCGGACCTGCTGGGCACCGATGCCTATTACGGCGGCTGGATGAACCGCAGCGGCGGCCACATCAACCCGCTGGCGCTGGCCCGAGGGCTGGCCGGCAAGGCCGTCGAGGCCGGCGCGTCGGTCTTCATCAACTCCCCGGTCCTGTCGGTGGAGCGGCGCGGCGACCGCTGGATCGCCCGCACGCCGGACGGCACGGTGACCGCCCATGCCCTGGTGCTGGGCACCAACGGCTACGCCGCCGCGGTCTTCCCCGAAATCCGGACGGAGGTCGTGCCGGTCCTGTCCTGGCAGATGGCCACCCAGCCGCTGGACGAGGCGCAGCGGCGCAGCATCCTGCCGGGCCGTCAGGCGATGTCGGACACCCACGGCGACCTGCGCTTCATGCGCTACACCGCCGACCACCGGCTGGTCAGCGGCGGCGCGTTGCTGTTCCCCATCGACGGGGCGGACCGGTTGCGGCGCATCGTCGGCCTGCGGCTGGCCTCCATGTTCCCGACGTTGCGCGGCCTGCGGTTCGACCATGTGTGGAACGGCCGGATCGCCATGACCACCGACTACACCCCGCGGGTCCACCAGCTCGGCCCCAACGCCTTCACCTGGGCCGGCTGCAACGGGCGCGGCGTCGCCCTGTCCGTCTCGCTGGGGCGGGAGCTGGCCTACGCCGCGCTGGGCCGCGATCCCGCGGAGCTGGCCCTGCCGCTGACCGAGCCGCGCCCCCTGCCCTTCAACGACCTGCTGCAACGCATCGGTCCGTTCAAACTCCTGCAATACCGCTGGAACGACATCCGGGAAATCTGA